A stretch of Pempheris klunzingeri isolate RE-2024b chromosome 19, fPemKlu1.hap1, whole genome shotgun sequence DNA encodes these proteins:
- the LOC139218882 gene encoding annexin A1-like isoform X1, with protein MSFLKKFFKDVIHDRDPDDGTVTVKGKEKPKYYGTVTPYPNFSASSDASVLQAAIESKEVDKDVIVAVLVKRSNEQRQKIKVVYEASSGERLDKALKSALRSDLEDVSLALLMTPAEFDACMLRKATKGLGTNEEVLVEILATRSNREIEEIKRVFKEEYGTELEDIIKDDTSGDFTTALLAMLKANKDESTDVDIDLARRDAETLFEAGENTAGINVSAFIDILTTRSGPQLSKTFQQYACVSDVTLPKALDMELRGDIEDCLIGIVKCAWNTPAFFAEKLHLAMKGHGTCEDTLIRVLVSRSEVDLKRIMEEYRAMYDVSLQEDILRDTKGHYEAVLLGLCGPC; from the exons ATGTCTTTCTTAAAGAAATTCTTTAAGGATGTTATCCATGACAGAGACCCTGACGATGGCACTGTCACA GTGAAGGGTAAGGAGAAGCCCAAGTATTATGGAACAGTCACCCCTTATCCAAACTTCAGTGCCAGCAGTGATGCTTCAGTTCTTCAGGCTGCCATTGAAAGTAAAG AAGTGGACAAGGATGTGATTGTCGCAGTCCTGGTGAAGAGAAGCAATGAGCAAAGACAGAAGATCAAAGTAGTTTATGAAGCGTCCAGCGGGGAG AGGCTGGATAAGGCCCTGAAGTCGGCTCTCAGGTCAGATTTAGAGGACgtctctctggctctgctcaTGACGCCCGCTGAGTTTGATGCCTGCATGCTTAGGAAGGCCACAAAG GGTCTGGGCACAAATGAAGAAGTCCTGGTGGAGATTTTGGCAACAAGATCAAACCGAGAGATTGAAGAGATCAAGAGGGTCTTTAAAGAAG AGTACGGAACAGAGCTGGAGGACATTATCAAGGATGACACCAGCGGTGACTTCACCACGGCCCTCCTGGCCATGTTGAAAGCTAACAAAGATGAGAGCACTGATGTTGACATTGATCTGGCCCGAAGGGATGCAGAG ACTCTGTTTGAGGCAGGCGAGAACACCGCAGGGATCAATGTTTCTGCCTTCATCGACATCCTGACCACCCGGAGCGGGCCGCAGCTCTCTAAGA CATTCCAGCAATACGCCTGCGTCAGTGACGTCACATTACCTAAAGCCCTGGACATGGAGCTCAGGGGAGATATTGAAGACTGTCTCATTGGCATTG TGAAATGTGCTTGGAACACACCAGCTTTCTTCGCTGAGAAGCTCCATCTGGCTATGAAG GGCCACGGCACATGTGAGGACACGTTGATCAGGGTGCTGGTGAGCCGCTCTGAGGTGGACCTGAAGAGGATCATGGAGGAATACAGGGCCATGTATGATGTTAGCCTACAGGAGGACATACTG agagacacaaagggGCATTATGAGGCGGTCCTGCTTGGACTGTGTGGACCTTGCTGA
- the LOC139218882 gene encoding annexin A1-like isoform X2 codes for MSFLKKFFKDVIHDRDPDDGTVTVKGKEKPKYYGTVTPYPNFSASSDASVLQAAIESKVDKDVIVAVLVKRSNEQRQKIKVVYEASSGERLDKALKSALRSDLEDVSLALLMTPAEFDACMLRKATKGLGTNEEVLVEILATRSNREIEEIKRVFKEEYGTELEDIIKDDTSGDFTTALLAMLKANKDESTDVDIDLARRDAETLFEAGENTAGINVSAFIDILTTRSGPQLSKTFQQYACVSDVTLPKALDMELRGDIEDCLIGIVKCAWNTPAFFAEKLHLAMKGHGTCEDTLIRVLVSRSEVDLKRIMEEYRAMYDVSLQEDILRDTKGHYEAVLLGLCGPC; via the exons ATGTCTTTCTTAAAGAAATTCTTTAAGGATGTTATCCATGACAGAGACCCTGACGATGGCACTGTCACA GTGAAGGGTAAGGAGAAGCCCAAGTATTATGGAACAGTCACCCCTTATCCAAACTTCAGTGCCAGCAGTGATGCTTCAGTTCTTCAGGCTGCCATTGAAAGTAAAG TGGACAAGGATGTGATTGTCGCAGTCCTGGTGAAGAGAAGCAATGAGCAAAGACAGAAGATCAAAGTAGTTTATGAAGCGTCCAGCGGGGAG AGGCTGGATAAGGCCCTGAAGTCGGCTCTCAGGTCAGATTTAGAGGACgtctctctggctctgctcaTGACGCCCGCTGAGTTTGATGCCTGCATGCTTAGGAAGGCCACAAAG GGTCTGGGCACAAATGAAGAAGTCCTGGTGGAGATTTTGGCAACAAGATCAAACCGAGAGATTGAAGAGATCAAGAGGGTCTTTAAAGAAG AGTACGGAACAGAGCTGGAGGACATTATCAAGGATGACACCAGCGGTGACTTCACCACGGCCCTCCTGGCCATGTTGAAAGCTAACAAAGATGAGAGCACTGATGTTGACATTGATCTGGCCCGAAGGGATGCAGAG ACTCTGTTTGAGGCAGGCGAGAACACCGCAGGGATCAATGTTTCTGCCTTCATCGACATCCTGACCACCCGGAGCGGGCCGCAGCTCTCTAAGA CATTCCAGCAATACGCCTGCGTCAGTGACGTCACATTACCTAAAGCCCTGGACATGGAGCTCAGGGGAGATATTGAAGACTGTCTCATTGGCATTG TGAAATGTGCTTGGAACACACCAGCTTTCTTCGCTGAGAAGCTCCATCTGGCTATGAAG GGCCACGGCACATGTGAGGACACGTTGATCAGGGTGCTGGTGAGCCGCTCTGAGGTGGACCTGAAGAGGATCATGGAGGAATACAGGGCCATGTATGATGTTAGCCTACAGGAGGACATACTG agagacacaaagggGCATTATGAGGCGGTCCTGCTTGGACTGTGTGGACCTTGCTGA
- the slc30a5 gene encoding proton-coupled zinc antiporter SLC30A5, with translation MEEKYSSNVLSGGKLGMVEVPNSRLTRYIVLLVVTKILKALGIFESYDILKVVHIVQFIFILKLGSAVILLLFQKPFSSGKVISKRQWIKLLKHAVFSCVISLLGFFGLTLCGPLRTLLLFEHSDVVVIALLGVLFTSSGGGPSKTRGAALFIIAVICLLLFDNDDLMAKMAEHPEGHHDSALTHFLYTAIAFLGVADHKGGVVLLVASLCLKVGFHTASRKLSVEIGGAKRLYALDNLVSAMVLLPWVIVLSATTDSKVESWSSLILPFGMIIFSVMILEFYVEAICSAKMETPRCARYGAISLFLSALLLANFWTHPLTDQLRSMSKPPQQVSTEHVLSGGVLVSAIFFIMSSSILSSPSKKGQKGTLVGYSPEGTPLYNFMGDALQHTSQSLPRFIKDSLKQILEENDSRQIFYFLCLNLAFTFVELFYGVWTNSLGLISDGFHMLFDCSALVLGLFAALMTRWKATRIFSYGYGRVEILSGFINGLFLMVIAFFVFVESVTRVLDPPNINTDMLTPVSVGGLLVNLVGICAFSHAHSHGGKSCSSHDHGHSHHGHSHSEHSHGGHGHSHGGHGHSGHGHGGHGHSHGSGGGGGGMNANMRGVFLHVLADTLGSVGVIISTILIRQFGWLIADPICSLFIASLIFLSVIPLMKDSCEVLLLRTPPENEKDLNSALEKIEKIEGVLSYRDPHFWRHSASMIAGTIHLQIMSDVVEQRIIQQVTAILKDAGVNNLSVQVEKEAYFQHMSGLSTGFQEVLAMTQQMESMKYLKDGTCIM, from the exons atggaagaaaaatacagcagcaaCGTACTTTCTGGGGGGAAACTGGGCATGGTCGAAGTGCCCAATTCAAG gtTAACCAGATACATTGTTTTACTGGTTGTCACGAAGATTCTCAAGGCTCTTGGGATCTTTGAATCATATGATATTCTAAAAGTTGTTCACATTGTCCAGTTCATCTTCATACTAAAATTAGG GAGTGCTGTTATCCTGCTTCTCTTTCAAAAGCCTTTCTCCTCCGGAAAAGTCATTTCAAAAAGACAG TGGATAAAGTTATTGAAGCATGCTGTGTTCAGCTGTGTTATCTCCCTCCTGGGCTTCTTCGGCCTCACTCTCTGTGGACCTCTGAG GACATTGTTGCTTTTTGAGCACAGCGACGTGGTGGTCATTGCTCTCCTCGGAGTCCTGTTCACAAGCTCAGGAGGGGGGCCGTCCAAG ACCAGAGGAGCTGCTTTATTCATCATCGCTGTgatctgcctcctcctctttgacAACGATGATCTCATGGCAAAGATGGCGGAGCACC CTGAGGGACATCATGACAGTGCGCTTACCCATTTCCTCTACACTGCCATTGCATTTTTAGGGGTAGCAGATCACAAA GGTGGCGTAGTGCTGCTGGTGGCCTCCCTGTGCCTGAAGGTGGGGTTCCACACGGCCTCCAGAAAACTGTCAGTGGAAATTGGTGGTGCAAAACGCCTCTATGCCCTTGACAACCTAGTTTCTGCCATGGTGCTGTTGCCCTGGGTCATTGTGCTCTCAGCAACCACAGAT AGTAAAGTAGAATCATGGTCATCCCTCATCCTGCCGTTCGGGATGATTATCTTCTCAGTAATGATCCTGGAGTTCTACGTTGAGGCCATCTGCAGCGCTAAGATGGAGACACCGAGGTGCGCCCGCTATGGCGCcatctccctcttcctcagcGCCCTGCTGCTGGCCAACTTCTGGACTCACCCACTGACCGACCAGCTGCGCTCCATGAGCAAACCGCCCCAGCAGGTCAGCACAGAGCACGTGCTCTCTGGAGGAGTGCTCGTCAGCGCCATCTTCTTCATCATGT CGTCCAGTATTCTTTCATCCCCGTCAAAGAAAGGTCAGAAGGGGACCTTAGTGGGCTATTCACCTGAAGGGACCCCACTGTACAACTTCATGGGTGATGCCCTGCAGCACACATCGCAGTCCCTCCCTCGGTTCATCAAAGATTCCCTAAAACAGATCCTGGAGGAAAACGACTCCAGACAGATCTTCTACTTCCTGTGTCTCAACCTG GCTTTCACCTTCGTTGAGCTGTTTTATGGCGTTTGGACCAACAGTCTCGGACTGATCTCCGACGGCTTCCACATGCTGTTTGACTGCTCAGCTTTAGTCCTCGGCCTGTTTGCCGCCCTCATGACTCGCTGGAAGGCAACCAGAATCTTTTCCTACGG GTATGGTCGTGTTGAAATACTTTCTGGATTCATCAACGGCCTGTTCCTGATGGTCATcgctttctttgtctttgttgagTCAGTCACCCGTGTGTTGGATCCTCCTAatataaacacagacatgctgACT CCGGTGTCTGTCGGAGGCTTGCTGGTCAACCTGGTGGGTATCTGCGCTTTCAGTCACGCTCACTCCCATGGCGGCAAAAGCTGCTCATCACACGACCACGGTCACTCGCACCACGGCCACTCCCACAGCGAGCACAGCCACGGGGGTCACGGCCACTCTCATGGAGGGCACGGACACAGCGGACATGGACACGGTGGACACGGGCACTCCCATGGCTCAGGGGGCGGGGGCGGGGGCATGAACGCCAACATGAGAG gtgttttcctCCACGTCCTGGCCGACACGTTGGGCAGCGTCGGCGTGATCATCTCCACCATCCTCATCCGTCAGTTCGGATGGTTGATCGCTGACCCTATCTGCTCGCTCTTCATCGCCTCACTCATTTTTCTCAGCGTCATCCCTCTGATGAAGGACTCCTGCGAGGTTCTTCTTCTACGAACTCCCCCAGAAAATGAGAAGGACCTGAACAGTGCGCTGGAAAAG ATCGAGAAGATTGAAGGAGTTTTGTCGTACAGAGACCCCCATTTCTGGAGGCATTCAGCCAGCATGATCGCAGGGACCATCCACCTCCAGATCATGTCAGATGTGGTGGAGCAGAGGATCATACAGCAG GTGACGGCCATTTTGAAAGACGCTGGGGTGAATAATCTGTCGGTccaggtggagaaggaggctTACTTCCAGCACATGTCTGGACTCAGCACCGGATTTCAGGAAGTCCTGGCAATGACGCAGCAGATGGAGTCCATGAAATATCTGAAAGACGGGACTTGTATCATGTAA